Proteins from a genomic interval of Leifsonia shinshuensis:
- a CDS encoding FAD-binding protein — MGEKNWAGNHEYRGRIARPTSVEELRELVTGATSVRALGSRHSFNDLADTDGLLVSTAGLPAGIRIDPDARTVTVGGGVRYGDLARELQAAGWALHNLASLPHISVAGAIATATHGSGDRNGNLSTAVAGLRILTGSGELVDIARGDAGFEGAAVSLGALGVVTEVVLDIRPTFDARQRLFGGVPWDVVIERFDEVTSVAYSVSLFTTWDEESVSLAWLKELDGAATTIADDFFGAPALTEARHMIAAMDVRNTTEQLGVVGPWSERLAHFRFEFTPSNGEEIQSEYLVPRARAVEAIQAVRALAPVIAPLLQISEIRTVAADDLWLSSAYGTDAVGLHFTWFRDQAGVEAVLPALEAALLPLGARPHWGKLYLDVDGVVPSLYPRLDDFRALAASFDPAGRFRNPFLTRLLA; from the coding sequence GTGGGCGAGAAGAACTGGGCAGGAAACCACGAGTACCGGGGTCGGATCGCGCGCCCGACCAGCGTGGAGGAGCTCCGCGAGCTCGTGACGGGCGCGACGTCCGTGCGGGCGCTCGGCAGCAGGCACTCCTTCAACGACCTGGCCGACACCGACGGCCTCCTGGTCAGCACCGCCGGCCTCCCGGCGGGCATCCGCATCGACCCCGACGCGCGGACGGTGACCGTCGGCGGCGGCGTGCGCTACGGCGACCTCGCCCGCGAGCTGCAGGCGGCGGGCTGGGCGCTGCACAACCTGGCGTCGCTGCCGCACATCTCCGTCGCCGGCGCGATCGCGACCGCGACGCACGGCTCCGGCGACCGCAACGGCAACCTCTCCACCGCCGTGGCCGGGCTGCGCATCCTGACCGGGTCGGGGGAGCTCGTGGACATCGCCCGCGGCGACGCCGGGTTCGAGGGCGCGGCGGTGTCGCTCGGCGCGCTGGGCGTGGTGACGGAGGTCGTCCTCGACATCCGGCCGACCTTCGACGCGCGACAGCGGCTGTTCGGCGGCGTCCCGTGGGATGTCGTGATCGAACGCTTCGACGAGGTCACCTCGGTCGCGTACAGCGTGTCGCTCTTCACCACGTGGGACGAGGAGTCCGTCTCGCTCGCCTGGCTGAAGGAGCTGGACGGCGCCGCGACGACGATCGCCGACGACTTCTTCGGCGCACCCGCGCTCACCGAGGCCCGGCACATGATCGCCGCGATGGACGTCCGGAACACCACCGAGCAGCTCGGCGTGGTCGGCCCGTGGAGCGAGCGGCTCGCGCACTTCCGGTTCGAGTTCACGCCCTCCAACGGCGAGGAGATCCAGTCCGAGTACCTGGTGCCGCGGGCCCGTGCGGTGGAGGCCATCCAGGCGGTCCGCGCGCTCGCCCCGGTGATCGCGCCGCTGCTGCAGATCAGCGAGATCCGCACGGTCGCGGCCGACGACCTGTGGCTGTCGAGCGCGTACGGCACCGACGCGGTCGGCCTGCACTTCACGTGGTTCCGCGACCAGGCCGGCGTGGAGGCCGTGCTCCCGGCCCTGGAGGCCGCGCTGCTCCCGCTCGGCGCGCGCCCGCACTGGGGCAAGCTCTACCTCGACGTCGACGGCGTCGTCCCGTCGCTCTACCCCCGCCTCGACGACTTCCGCGCGCTGGCCGCGTCCTTCGACCCTGCGGGCCGCTTCCGCAACCCCTTCCTCACGCGCCTCCTCGCCTAA
- a CDS encoding SDR family oxidoreductase, with product MSAADGVDGAGWRADAGGKPTGDSEQDAHTATSAEPRVAFVLGANGAIGNAICRALGADGLTILPAARNADALRPLQEELTGSGVACPLILPLDATDDAALEAAVAEASGLGVLSVAVNNVGRGHQPVPLADMPAELFDELLAVNFRSVAVAMRAELRALRASSGPRAIVNITSTAGTRGAPGMSAYAAAKHAVIGLTLTAALDEARSGIRVNAVAPGPILSGGNLRLDDATRERIGGYVPVGRMGTPQEVAAAVAWLASPAASYVTGDVLAVDGGRTI from the coding sequence GTGAGCGCGGCGGACGGGGTCGATGGCGCGGGCTGGCGCGCAGATGCGGGTGGGAAACCGACCGGCGACTCGGAACAGGACGCGCACACCGCCACGAGCGCGGAGCCGCGCGTCGCGTTCGTGCTCGGCGCGAACGGGGCCATCGGCAACGCGATCTGCCGGGCGCTCGGCGCCGACGGTCTGACGATCCTGCCCGCCGCGCGGAACGCCGATGCCCTCCGCCCGCTGCAGGAGGAGCTGACCGGGTCGGGTGTCGCGTGCCCGCTGATCCTCCCGCTCGACGCCACAGACGACGCGGCACTTGAGGCGGCGGTCGCCGAGGCGTCCGGGCTCGGCGTGCTCTCCGTCGCCGTGAACAACGTGGGCCGCGGCCACCAGCCCGTCCCGCTGGCGGACATGCCTGCCGAGCTGTTCGACGAGCTGCTCGCCGTGAACTTCCGGAGCGTCGCCGTCGCGATGCGGGCGGAGCTGCGGGCCCTGCGCGCCTCCTCCGGCCCGCGGGCGATCGTGAACATCACCTCCACCGCCGGAACCCGCGGCGCCCCCGGCATGTCGGCGTACGCGGCGGCGAAGCACGCCGTGATCGGCCTGACCCTCACCGCGGCGCTGGACGAGGCACGGTCGGGCATCCGGGTCAACGCGGTCGCCCCGGGCCCGATCCTGTCCGGCGGCAACCTCCGGCTGGACGACGCGACGCGGGAGCGGATCGGCGGCTACGTCCCCGTCGGCCGGATGGGGACACCGCAGGAGGTCGCCGCGGCGGTCGCGTGGCTCGCCTCCCCCGCGGCGTCGTACGTGACCGGCGACGTCCTCGCCGTCGATGGCGGCCGCACGATCTGA
- a CDS encoding SHOCT domain-containing protein, whose amino-acid sequence MGRPGLIGMAARTAVVAGTATAVSGNVQRRQAQREQDKYEQQMYEEQQQQAQMQAAAQQAAAQQAAAAPAAAPAAAPADDMMAKLQQLATLHSQGILSDEEFSAAKAKLLA is encoded by the coding sequence ATGGGACGCCCGGGACTGATCGGGATGGCGGCCCGCACGGCCGTGGTGGCCGGCACCGCGACGGCGGTGTCGGGCAACGTGCAGCGCCGCCAGGCGCAGCGCGAACAGGACAAGTACGAGCAGCAGATGTACGAGGAGCAGCAGCAACAGGCGCAGATGCAGGCGGCTGCTCAGCAGGCCGCCGCGCAACAGGCGGCCGCGGCTCCGGCGGCGGCTCCGGCTGCGGCTCCCGCTGACGACATGATGGCGAAGCTCCAGCAGCTCGCCACCCTGCACTCGCAGGGGATCCTCTCCGACGAGGAGTTCAGCGCCGCCAAGGCCAAACTGCTCGCCTGA
- a CDS encoding DUF6325 family protein, whose amino-acid sequence MAEFEYGPAEFIVAQFDNDRPSPGVVQAILDLVESGTVRLLDLVFVMRHADGGVEIVELEEIGDEIGMADITLDAGGLAGAEDVDSIAELIEPGTTGAILVIEHLWAKDLASKFFQAGGLVVHSERIPAPVVNAVVAGEFEDYVESDAAVESVES is encoded by the coding sequence ATGGCTGAATTCGAGTACGGCCCGGCGGAGTTCATCGTCGCCCAGTTCGACAACGACAGACCGTCGCCCGGGGTGGTCCAGGCCATCCTCGACCTCGTGGAGAGCGGCACGGTCCGCCTCCTGGACCTCGTGTTCGTGATGCGTCACGCCGACGGCGGGGTCGAGATCGTGGAGCTGGAGGAGATCGGCGACGAGATCGGCATGGCGGACATCACCCTGGACGCCGGCGGTCTCGCGGGCGCCGAGGACGTGGACTCGATCGCGGAGCTGATCGAGCCGGGCACCACCGGCGCGATCCTGGTGATCGAGCACCTCTGGGCGAAGGACCTCGCCAGCAAGTTCTTCCAGGCGGGCGGCCTCGTGGTCCACAGCGAGCGCATCCCGGCGCCGGTCGTCAACGCGGTCGTGGCCGGGGAGTTCGAGGACTACGTCGAGTCCGACGCCGCTGTCGAGTCGGTCGAGAGCTGA
- the purD gene encoding phosphoribosylamine--glycine ligase produces MKILVLGSGAREHAIITALLAEEAGHAIVAAPGNAGIAADVPVEPGLDPLDGAAVAEYAIENGVELVVIGPEAPLVAGVADPLRTRGIPVFGPGRAAAQLEGSKTFAKRIMEEAGVPTGRAARAGTLAEAERALDEFGAPYVVKADGLAAGKGVIVTSDRAAAVEHARHYLAQGGVLIEEFLDGEEVSLFLVSDGHTVLPLSPAQDYKRLLDGDAGPNTGGMGAYSPLPWLPENFVDEVIDTIALPTVRQLAAEQTPFIGLLYCGLIVTSKGIRVIEFNARFGDPETQVVLPRLLTPLSSLLYAAATGELSGMPRPEFALDTAVTVVLASEGYPEAPQTGRPITGLDEAAQVPEVTIAHAATALDADTGALLATGGRVLSVVARGTSFDEARERAYDAVARIHLPGAQYRTDIAARVARS; encoded by the coding sequence GTGAAGATTCTGGTCCTCGGTTCCGGTGCCCGCGAGCACGCCATCATCACCGCGCTCCTGGCCGAGGAGGCCGGGCACGCGATCGTCGCGGCCCCGGGCAACGCCGGGATCGCGGCCGACGTCCCGGTCGAGCCGGGTCTCGACCCGCTGGACGGCGCCGCCGTCGCCGAGTACGCGATCGAGAACGGCGTCGAGCTCGTCGTGATCGGACCGGAGGCTCCGCTCGTCGCCGGTGTCGCCGACCCGCTGCGCACGCGCGGCATCCCGGTGTTCGGCCCCGGCCGCGCCGCCGCGCAGCTGGAGGGCTCGAAGACCTTCGCGAAGCGGATCATGGAGGAGGCGGGCGTCCCGACCGGACGCGCCGCCCGCGCTGGCACCCTGGCCGAGGCCGAGCGCGCGCTGGATGAGTTCGGCGCGCCCTACGTCGTGAAGGCCGACGGCCTCGCGGCGGGCAAGGGCGTCATCGTGACCTCCGACCGCGCCGCTGCCGTCGAGCACGCCCGCCACTACCTGGCGCAGGGCGGAGTGCTGATCGAGGAGTTCCTGGACGGCGAGGAGGTGTCGCTATTCCTTGTCAGCGACGGCCACACCGTCCTCCCGCTCAGCCCCGCGCAGGACTACAAGCGCCTCCTCGACGGCGATGCCGGGCCGAACACCGGCGGGATGGGCGCCTACTCGCCGCTCCCCTGGCTCCCGGAGAACTTCGTGGACGAGGTCATCGACACGATCGCCCTCCCGACCGTGCGGCAGCTGGCGGCCGAGCAGACGCCGTTCATCGGCCTCCTCTACTGCGGGCTCATCGTGACTTCGAAGGGCATCCGCGTCATCGAGTTCAACGCGCGCTTCGGCGACCCGGAGACCCAGGTCGTGCTGCCGCGGCTGCTGACCCCGCTGTCGTCGCTGCTCTACGCTGCGGCGACCGGCGAGCTGTCCGGGATGCCGCGCCCCGAGTTCGCGCTCGACACCGCGGTGACCGTGGTGCTCGCCAGCGAGGGCTACCCGGAGGCGCCGCAGACCGGCCGGCCGATCACCGGGCTGGACGAGGCGGCGCAGGTCCCGGAGGTCACGATCGCTCACGCCGCGACCGCGCTCGACGCCGACACCGGCGCGCTGCTCGCGACCGGAGGCCGCGTCCTCTCCGTCGTCGCCCGCGGCACGAGCTTCGACGAGGCCCGCGAGCGCGCCTACGACGCGGTCGCGCGCATCCACCTCCCCGGCGCCCAGTACCGCACCGACATCGCCGCCCGCGTCGCCCGCTCCTGA
- a CDS encoding phosphoribosylaminoimidazolesuccinocarboxamide synthase translates to MAARRDPYDGRVSELAGWKHVYSGKVRDLYVPEGASGLDDTSAVLVVASDRVSAFDHVLEPGIPGKGELLTTLSLWWFDRLSVANHLIPDHELVGDRVVERIPAEVAGRAMLVKPLDMFPIECVVRGYLTGSGWAEYQRTQSVCGVPLPAGLTDGDRLPEPIYTPAWKAPLGEHDENISFERTVELVGPEVAEELRRVSLEVYARGAAIAEEHGVIIADTKFEFGADRATGEITLADEVLTSDSSRYWDARVFATAATPAERMASFDKQIVRDWLSANWDKQGTPPELPAEVVERTAARYRELLERLTGR, encoded by the coding sequence ATGGCCGCGCGGCGCGACCCCTACGATGGACGGGTGAGCGAACTGGCAGGCTGGAAGCACGTCTACTCCGGGAAGGTCCGCGACCTGTACGTCCCCGAGGGGGCGAGCGGGCTGGACGACACCTCCGCGGTCCTCGTCGTGGCGTCCGACCGGGTGAGCGCGTTCGACCACGTGCTGGAGCCGGGCATCCCGGGCAAGGGCGAGCTGCTCACCACGCTGAGCCTGTGGTGGTTCGACCGCCTGAGCGTCGCCAACCACCTGATCCCCGACCACGAGCTCGTCGGCGACCGCGTCGTGGAGCGCATCCCCGCGGAGGTCGCCGGCCGTGCGATGCTCGTGAAGCCGCTCGACATGTTCCCGATCGAGTGCGTGGTGCGCGGCTACCTGACCGGCAGCGGCTGGGCCGAGTACCAGCGGACGCAGAGCGTCTGCGGTGTCCCGCTCCCCGCCGGGCTCACGGACGGCGACCGCCTGCCGGAGCCGATCTACACGCCCGCGTGGAAGGCCCCGCTCGGCGAGCACGACGAGAACATCAGCTTCGAGCGCACGGTCGAGCTGGTCGGCCCGGAGGTCGCTGAGGAGCTCCGCCGGGTGTCCCTCGAGGTCTATGCGCGCGGCGCGGCGATCGCCGAGGAGCACGGCGTCATCATCGCCGACACCAAGTTCGAGTTCGGCGCCGATCGCGCCACCGGCGAGATCACCCTGGCCGACGAGGTGCTCACCAGCGACTCCAGCCGCTACTGGGACGCCCGCGTCTTCGCGACGGCGGCGACGCCGGCGGAGCGGATGGCCAGCTTCGACAAGCAGATCGTCCGCGACTGGCTCTCCGCCAACTGGGACAAGCAGGGCACGCCGCCCGAGCTCCCCGCGGAGGTCGTCGAGCGGACGGCCGCCCGCTACCGCGAACTGCTGGAGCGGCTGACCGGGCGCTGA
- a CDS encoding MarR family transcriptional regulator, translating to MTSTPERARRGAPPRTAFLLAQVGAEAADRFAERVAALGLTPREAGAIRVLGRRQGLSQRELAEQLGTVPSRLVALVDELEAKGFVVRERSEGDRRNNVLTLAPDGERMLARLREVAEAHQGDVLSPLDDDEQVALAALLAKLAAASSFPPDGHPGFRR from the coding sequence GTGACGTCCACTCCCGAACGCGCCCGCCGTGGCGCCCCGCCGCGTACCGCGTTCCTGCTCGCCCAGGTCGGTGCGGAGGCCGCCGACCGTTTCGCCGAACGCGTCGCCGCGCTGGGGCTGACGCCGCGGGAGGCCGGTGCGATCCGGGTGCTCGGCAGGCGCCAGGGCCTCAGCCAGCGCGAGCTCGCCGAGCAGCTCGGCACGGTCCCGAGCCGGCTGGTCGCGCTCGTGGACGAACTCGAGGCGAAGGGGTTCGTCGTCCGCGAGCGCAGCGAGGGCGACCGGCGCAACAACGTGCTCACCCTCGCGCCCGACGGCGAGCGGATGCTGGCGCGGTTGCGGGAGGTCGCCGAGGCGCACCAGGGCGACGTGCTGTCCCCGCTCGACGACGACGAGCAGGTCGCTCTCGCGGCGCTGCTCGCGAAGCTCGCGGCCGCCTCCTCCTTCCCGCCCGACGGCCACCCCGGCTTCCGCCGCTGA
- a CDS encoding RraA family protein, producing MDTIAPLPTAAVADAAVRLGIPVATAPVALAPLLPSRAFQGPAAPVTHLGSVDVLLETIDDAPPGAVLVVDNGGRRDEACVGDLMLLEARLAGMSGAVIWGLHRDTAQLREIGLPLFSLGAHPYGPRRVPPAGAAMRSATLDGVAVAPGDWIVADDDGVLVVGADRRDELFAEARRIQSVEGAQSERMRAGTSLREQLDFSRYRELQAADPTLTLRRYLTETGGAIET from the coding sequence ATGGACACGATCGCCCCGCTCCCGACCGCCGCCGTCGCCGACGCCGCCGTCCGCCTCGGCATCCCTGTCGCCACGGCCCCGGTCGCGCTGGCGCCGCTGCTGCCCAGCCGCGCATTCCAGGGCCCCGCGGCCCCGGTCACCCACCTCGGGAGCGTCGACGTGCTGCTCGAGACCATCGACGATGCCCCGCCGGGCGCGGTGCTCGTCGTCGACAACGGCGGCCGCCGTGACGAGGCCTGCGTGGGCGACCTGATGCTGCTGGAGGCGCGCCTCGCCGGGATGTCCGGCGCCGTGATCTGGGGGCTGCACCGCGACACCGCCCAGCTCCGCGAGATCGGCCTCCCGCTGTTCAGCCTGGGCGCCCACCCGTACGGACCGCGGCGGGTGCCGCCCGCCGGAGCCGCGATGCGCAGCGCGACCCTCGACGGCGTCGCCGTTGCGCCCGGCGACTGGATCGTCGCCGACGACGACGGCGTGCTGGTCGTCGGCGCCGACCGCCGCGACGAGCTGTTCGCCGAGGCGCGCCGGATCCAGTCGGTGGAGGGCGCCCAGTCCGAGCGGATGCGCGCGGGCACGTCGCTCCGCGAGCAGCTCGACTTCAGCCGCTACCGCGAGCTCCAGGCCGCGGACCCGACCCTCACCCTCCGTCGCTACCTCACGGAGACCGGCGGGGCGATCGAGACCTGA
- a CDS encoding heavy metal translocating P-type ATPase: protein MTRIARLARRYWVVTLTLGIGLVGIVLALAGAGWLVQWLFSVYALAVAVWQGVGMVRQMAQGRFGLDILAITAIVATVLVGEYVAALLVVLMLTGGDALEDYANRRAKRELDALLTRAPQFAHLVVDGGYQEVPVDQVRVGDALLVRPSEIVPVDGVLISARGAFDQASITGESIPVEKTTGDEVLSGSVNGQEAVELRATSTAASSQYQQIVALVAQAAESKAPVVRLADRYAVPFTVFSLALGAVAWWASGDPVRFAEVLVLATPCPLLIAAPVAFIGGMSRGARNSIIVKSGGVLEQLARARTAVFDKTGTLTYGAPALSAVRPQPPFDADELLAAVASAEQYSSHVLAASFIRAAKDRGLELREAASAQEAATNGVVAEIDGREVVVGKFAFVAEHAPDAVRTAIAPGELAVYVAIGGRYAGALLASDRLRENAAATLRELSALGVTNTMMLTGDARETAEHIAAELGITNVRAECLPADKVAEVAGIAERPVIMVGDGVNDAPVLAAADVGIAMGAKGATAASESADAVILVDDIHGVARAVRIGTDTVRIALQSIWLGIVVSVVLMVIAAFGFIPATAGALIQELVDLATILAALRAIGGRLDAREATEPRAGPFAPATPSSSSG from the coding sequence ATGACACGCATCGCCCGGCTGGCTCGCCGGTACTGGGTCGTGACGCTCACGCTCGGCATCGGCCTGGTCGGCATCGTGCTCGCGCTCGCGGGCGCGGGCTGGCTGGTGCAGTGGCTGTTCAGTGTGTACGCGCTCGCCGTCGCGGTCTGGCAGGGCGTCGGCATGGTGCGCCAGATGGCGCAGGGCCGGTTCGGACTCGACATCCTCGCCATCACGGCGATCGTCGCCACGGTGCTGGTGGGCGAGTACGTCGCGGCGCTCCTCGTCGTCCTGATGCTGACCGGCGGCGACGCCCTGGAGGACTACGCCAACCGCCGGGCCAAGCGCGAGCTCGACGCCCTCCTCACGCGCGCGCCGCAGTTCGCGCATCTCGTCGTCGACGGCGGCTACCAGGAGGTTCCGGTCGACCAGGTGCGCGTGGGCGACGCGCTGCTGGTCCGGCCGTCCGAGATCGTCCCGGTCGACGGTGTGCTGATCTCGGCGCGCGGCGCGTTCGACCAGGCGTCCATCACCGGCGAGAGCATCCCGGTCGAGAAGACGACGGGCGACGAGGTGCTGAGCGGCTCGGTGAACGGGCAGGAGGCCGTCGAGCTGCGGGCCACCTCCACGGCCGCGTCCTCCCAGTACCAGCAGATCGTCGCGCTCGTCGCGCAGGCGGCGGAGAGCAAGGCGCCGGTGGTCCGGCTCGCCGACCGCTACGCCGTGCCGTTCACCGTGTTCTCGCTGGCGCTCGGCGCGGTGGCGTGGTGGGCGAGCGGCGACCCGGTCCGGTTCGCCGAGGTCCTGGTGCTGGCGACGCCGTGCCCGCTCCTGATCGCCGCCCCCGTCGCCTTCATCGGCGGGATGAGCAGGGGAGCGCGGAACAGCATCATCGTGAAGTCGGGCGGCGTGCTCGAACAGCTGGCCCGGGCCCGCACGGCCGTCTTCGACAAGACCGGGACGCTCACCTACGGGGCGCCGGCGCTGAGCGCGGTGCGCCCGCAGCCGCCCTTCGACGCGGACGAGCTGCTCGCGGCCGTCGCCAGTGCGGAGCAGTACTCGTCCCACGTGCTCGCGGCGTCGTTCATCCGCGCCGCGAAGGACCGCGGGCTGGAGCTGCGCGAGGCCGCGTCGGCGCAGGAGGCCGCGACCAACGGCGTGGTGGCGGAGATCGACGGCCGGGAGGTCGTGGTGGGCAAGTTCGCGTTCGTCGCGGAGCACGCGCCCGACGCGGTCCGCACCGCGATCGCGCCGGGGGAGCTCGCCGTCTACGTCGCGATCGGCGGCCGGTACGCCGGAGCGCTGCTCGCGAGCGACCGGCTGCGGGAGAACGCGGCGGCGACCCTCCGCGAGCTGTCCGCCCTCGGGGTGACGAACACGATGATGCTGACCGGCGACGCCCGCGAGACCGCGGAGCACATCGCCGCGGAGCTCGGGATCACCAACGTGCGCGCCGAGTGCCTTCCGGCCGACAAGGTGGCCGAGGTCGCGGGCATCGCGGAGCGACCGGTCATCATGGTCGGCGACGGGGTGAACGACGCGCCCGTCCTCGCGGCGGCGGACGTCGGCATCGCGATGGGGGCCAAGGGCGCCACCGCCGCGAGCGAGTCCGCCGACGCCGTGATCCTCGTGGACGACATCCACGGCGTCGCCCGCGCGGTCCGGATCGGCACGGACACCGTCCGCATCGCGCTGCAGAGCATCTGGCTGGGCATCGTCGTGTCGGTCGTGCTGATGGTGATCGCGGCGTTCGGGTTCATCCCGGCCACGGCGGGCGCGCTCATCCAGGAGCTCGTCGACCTGGCCACGATCCTCGCCGCACTGCGCGCGATCGGCGGGAGGCTCGACGCGCGGGAGGCGACGGAGCCGCGGGCGGGACCGTTTGCGCCCGCGACGCCGTCCAGCAGTTCGGGGTAG
- a CDS encoding VOC family protein: MPELLPADSAMGAVTLRVADLDAMTAYYRDAVTLSVLAAEGGRVILGRGSTPSVILEHAPELKHASPGEAGLFHTAIVFDSQEALAAAVYSVARRAPGTFTGSADHLVSQAFYFTDPEGNGVELYWDRDRSQWSWTHGQVEMDTLYLDPNAFLREHLSERGAALAELPALDGSTHADDPRFGDAVVGHVHLSVGDVASARAFYVDRLGFEATASLGSSALFVSAGGYHHHMAMNTWNSRGAGVRRLALGLGEVQLRLPSTDDVGALTERMRHYGVPTRDDGRSVSFDDPWANVVRVVAEA; encoded by the coding sequence ATGCCCGAATTGCTCCCTGCCGACTCCGCGATGGGTGCGGTGACCCTCCGGGTCGCCGACCTCGACGCGATGACCGCCTACTACCGCGACGCCGTGACGCTCTCCGTGCTCGCCGCGGAGGGAGGGCGCGTCATCCTGGGCCGCGGCAGCACGCCGTCGGTGATCCTGGAGCACGCGCCGGAACTGAAGCACGCCTCCCCCGGCGAGGCCGGCCTGTTCCACACGGCGATCGTGTTCGACAGCCAGGAGGCCCTCGCCGCGGCGGTCTACTCGGTCGCCCGCCGCGCGCCCGGCACGTTCACCGGCAGCGCCGACCACCTCGTCTCGCAAGCCTTCTACTTCACCGACCCGGAGGGGAACGGCGTCGAGCTGTACTGGGACCGCGACCGCAGCCAGTGGAGCTGGACGCACGGACAGGTGGAGATGGACACGCTCTACCTCGACCCGAACGCGTTCCTGCGCGAGCACCTCAGCGAGCGCGGCGCGGCGTTGGCCGAACTGCCCGCCCTGGACGGTTCGACGCACGCCGACGACCCGCGCTTCGGCGACGCCGTGGTCGGCCACGTGCACCTGTCCGTCGGGGACGTCGCGTCGGCCCGCGCGTTCTACGTGGACCGGCTCGGGTTCGAGGCCACGGCCTCCCTGGGCTCGTCCGCCCTGTTCGTCTCGGCGGGCGGCTACCACCACCACATGGCCATGAACACGTGGAACAGCCGCGGCGCCGGAGTGCGGCGGCTCGCGCTGGGTCTCGGCGAGGTGCAGCTGCGGCTGCCCAGCACGGACGACGTGGGCGCCCTGACCGAGCGGATGCGGCACTACGGGGTCCCGACGCGGGACGACGGGCGGTCGGTGTCGTTCGACGACCCGTGGGCGAACGTCGTGCGGGTGGTCGCGGAGGCGTAG